DNA sequence from the Planktothrix tepida PCC 9214 genome:
ACCACGCACGGTTAAAATATATTCAGGATTGCGTTGATCTTCTTCAATTTTTGCCCGTAAACGAGCAACATGAACATCTACAACCCGCATATCCGCAATGCGTCGAGGCGTATATCCCCATAATTCTTTGAGAATTTCTGAGCGAGAAACAGCTTGTCCAGATCGCTTAACCAACAATTCCAACAAATTGAATTCAATATAGGTTAATGGAACCACTTTCTCGCCTTTATAAACTCGCCGTTTGACCGTATCAATTCGCACCGCTTCGATTTGAATGACTTCTGGACTCAGGCTATGAGATAAATGGGTATCTTTAAAGCGTCGTAAAATTGCATGAATTCGAGCTTCTAATTCTTTAGGAGAAAAGGGTTTTGTTAAATAATCATCAGCCCCTAATTCTAAACCCGTAATCCGATCAGCCACGTCCCCTAAAGCGGTTAACATAATAATCGGAACATCAGATTTAGTGCGAAGTTCTTGACACACCCCATAACCATTGAGTTTAGGCATCATTACATCCAAAACTAACAGGTCAGGACTTTCCCGTTCAAACATTTCCAGCGCTTCTAAACCATCGGCGGCGACTACCACATTGTAGCCAACCATCGAAAGACGAGTTTTTAAGATGCGCCGAATCGCGGATTCATCATCAGCAACCAGGATTTTTTCACCATTGCGTTTTTCATCAAGTTGGGGTTGTACACTCATATCTGCTTTTTTGATGGATGGATCAGCTATCGATTTAGCAATACCAAAGCAAATCATATCCATGTGCAGGTTCCCAGGACTGCTTCAACCCACAAATCCCGATAACTGACACAGCGATATGATGGAACAGAAACTCACTCGCTTTTGGGGTGGGTAATTCAGTCGAATGCTTAAGATTGCTGTCTATTATGATAACATACGTTTTCAATTTGTTATCAAACTTAACAATTTCTGGGATTAAAGTCACATTCAGTTACACAACTTAATATTTTTTAAACAAAAAAAGGTGCTGAGGGATACTTTAACAATTAATATAGGGGAAATGATAAGCTTTAACAAGAGGCTTATAGAATCAAATTCGTTAATAAAATTGATTGTCCAAAGGTAGTTTAGTAAAAACAATGCCGAATCCATTTCTAGGAGTCAGGATTCCTTCTGAACTGCATGAAGCACTTATGGCAAGAGTAGAAACAACCGGACAATCTAAGTCGGATATTGTTATTCAGGCTTTAAGTGCTTACCTGGGAATAGCCACGCAGCACCAAAAGCTTGAAAATCTGGAGACACGACTGTCTACATTAGAACTGAAGTTAGAACAACTGACTCATCGAATTGAGAACTAAGAAGTTAGGGAAAACGGGAAACGGGAATTAAATTTTAAATAACACTTTTAAACCTGACAATTTATGGCTAAATTTAAGTTACGCCGATCTCAAAATGTTTCGGGGAATTTTTACGTTGATGAGACTTGTATTGATTGTGATACTTGTCGCTGGATGGCTCCCGAAGTGTTTAAACGTGAAAATGAACAATCAGCCGTTTATCACCAACCAGCCACTCAAATAGAACAAGAACACGCTTTACAAGCGTTATTATCTTGTCCAACCGCTTCTATTGGCAGTGTTGAAAAGCCTTCAGAAATCGTAAAGATTCAACAAATGTTTCCGCTTCTAATAGAAGACAATGTTTATCATTGTGGATATCATGCTAAAGCCTCTTTTGCAGCAACCAGTTATTTTATTCAATATCCCCAGGGTAATATTTTAGTTGATTCTCCTCGATTTACCCCGGCTTTAGTCAAACGATTAGAAGAATTAGGGGGAATACGTTGGATGTATTTAACCCATCAAGATGATGTAGCTGATCATCAGAAATTTCATGATCATTTTGGATGCGATCG
Encoded proteins:
- a CDS encoding 4Fe-4S domain-containing protein codes for the protein MAKFKLRRSQNVSGNFYVDETCIDCDTCRWMAPEVFKRENEQSAVYHQPATQIEQEHALQALLSCPTASIGSVEKPSEIVKIQQMFPLLIEDNVYHCGYHAKASFAATSYFIQYPQGNILVDSPRFTPALVKRLEELGGIRWMYLTHQDDVADHQKFHDHFGCDR
- the rpaB gene encoding response regulator transcription factor RpaB; translation: MSVQPQLDEKRNGEKILVADDESAIRRILKTRLSMVGYNVVVAADGLEALEMFERESPDLLVLDVMMPKLNGYGVCQELRTKSDVPIIMLTALGDVADRITGLELGADDYLTKPFSPKELEARIHAILRRFKDTHLSHSLSPEVIQIEAVRIDTVKRRVYKGEKVVPLTYIEFNLLELLVKRSGQAVSRSEILKELWGYTPRRIADMRVVDVHVARLRAKIEEDQRNPEYILTVRGVGYSAQRLPGVEEAIGA
- a CDS encoding ribbon-helix-helix protein, CopG family, giving the protein MPNPFLGVRIPSELHEALMARVETTGQSKSDIVIQALSAYLGIATQHQKLENLETRLSTLELKLEQLTHRIEN